One Microbacterium sp. W4I20 DNA window includes the following coding sequences:
- a CDS encoding DUF4432 family protein: protein MTVAIDVDHGAHLYELIDRRSGVDLLYTDPAGPREYTVGGWYELFPNAGLACEFGGNPITAHGDVQHARWTGDVVPAAGGDIVIALSAASSDLPFTLVKTITLSAAAPVIRVEETVTNSSARRLPYLWGQHVTFGETFLAGSVVDLPMGALHGSIELETGSGKRSAAGSGELHSFPSPSGDLIDLRRFPDHPLHAMLFSDALQEHRYAIANSALGIRAEVLWDGAAWPYLWFWALRESREGGVVACAIEPQSCEVPILSDAVAAGRSPSLAAGESVSGWIEIRLHVA from the coding sequence ATGACCGTCGCAATCGACGTTGATCACGGTGCACACCTGTACGAACTGATCGATCGCCGTTCAGGGGTCGACCTCCTCTACACCGACCCCGCCGGTCCACGCGAGTACACCGTCGGCGGCTGGTATGAACTGTTCCCGAACGCAGGCCTCGCGTGTGAGTTCGGAGGAAACCCGATCACGGCCCATGGCGATGTGCAGCATGCACGATGGACCGGCGATGTCGTCCCGGCTGCAGGTGGCGACATCGTCATCGCGCTGAGCGCTGCCAGCTCGGATCTGCCGTTCACGCTCGTCAAGACGATCACTCTTTCCGCTGCGGCGCCGGTGATCCGCGTCGAGGAGACGGTCACGAACAGCTCTGCGAGGCGTCTGCCGTATCTGTGGGGCCAGCACGTCACCTTCGGCGAGACCTTCCTGGCCGGCTCAGTGGTCGACCTGCCGATGGGGGCGCTGCACGGCAGCATCGAGCTCGAGACGGGCTCCGGCAAGCGAAGCGCAGCAGGATCGGGCGAACTCCACAGCTTCCCCTCGCCCTCCGGCGACCTCATCGATCTGCGCCGATTCCCCGACCACCCTCTGCACGCGATGCTGTTCAGCGATGCACTGCAGGAGCACCGATACGCCATCGCCAATTCGGCCCTCGGCATCCGCGCGGAAGTGCTGTGGGACGGCGCGGCCTGGCCGTATCTCTGGTTCTGGGCACTGAGAGAGAGCCGAGAAGGCGGGGTCGTCGCGTGCGCCATCGAACCGCAGTCGTGCGAAGTCCCGATCCTCTCTGACGCAGTCGCAGCGGGGCGTTCCCCATCGCTCGCCGCAGGTGAATCCGTGTCCGGCTGGATAGAGATCCGCCTGCACGTTGCGTGA